The following coding sequences lie in one Chionomys nivalis chromosome 8, mChiNiv1.1, whole genome shotgun sequence genomic window:
- the Ldb1 gene encoding LIM domain-binding protein 1 isoform X2 — translation MSVGCACPGCSSKSFKLYSPKEPPNGNAFPPFHPGTMLDRDVGPTPMYPPTYLEPGIGRHTPYGNQTDYRIFELNKRLQNWTEECDNLWWDAFTTEFFEDDAMLTITFCLEDGPKRYTIGRTLIPRYFRSIFEGGATELYYVLKHPKEAFHSNFVSLDCDQGSMVTQHGKPMFTQVCVEGRLYLEFMFDDMMRIKTWHFSIRQHRELIPRSILAMHAQDPQMLDQLSKNITRCGLSNSTLNYLRLCVILEPMQELMSRHKTYSLSPRDCLKTCLFQKWQRMVAPPAEPARQQPSKRRKRKMSGGSTMSSGGGNTNNSNSKKKSPASTFALSSQVPDVMVVGEPTLMGGEFGDEDERLITRLENTQFDAANGIDDEDSFNNSPALGANSPWNSKPPSSQESKSENPTSQASQ, via the exons GTTGTTCCTCAAAGTCATTCAAGCTGTACTCGCCGAAGGAGCCCCCGAACGGCAACGCCTTCCCTCCCTTTCATCCCGGCACCATGCTGGATCGGGATGTGGG CCCAACTCCCATGTACCCGCCTACATACCTGGAGCCTGGGATAGG GAGGCATACACCATATGGTAACCAAACCGACTATAGAATATTTGAGCTTAACAAACGGCTACAGAACTGGACAGAG GAGTGTGACAATCTCTGGTGGGACGCTTTCACGACTGAGTTCTTTGAGGATGATGCCATGTTGACCATCACTTTCTGCCTGGAGGATGGACCAAAGAGATACA CCATTGGCCGGACCCTGATCCCACGCTACTTCCGCAGCATTTTTGAGGGGGGTGCTACAGAGCTGTATTATGTACTTAAGCACCCCAAGGAGGCATTCCACAGCAACTTTGTGTCCCTTGACTGTGACCAGGGCAGCATGGTGACCCAGCACGGCAAACCCATGTTCACCCAG gtgtgtgtggagggccGGTTGTACCTGGAGTTCATGTTTGACGACATGATGCGGATAAAGACATGGCACTTCAGTATCCGGCAGCACCGAGAACTCATCCCCAGGAGCATTCTGGCCATGCAC GCCCAGGACCCTCAGATGCTGGATCAACTCTCCAAAAACATTACCCGGTGTGGGCTATCCAATTCCACTCTCAACTACCTCCGA CTCTGTGTGATACTCGAGCCCATGCAGGAACTCATGTCCCGCCACAAGACCTACAGCCTCAGCCCCCGAGACTGCCTCAAGACCTGCCTTTTCCAGAAGTGGCAGCGCATGGTAGCACCTCCTG CGGAGCCTGCACGGCAGCAGCCCAGCAAACGGCGGAAACGGAAGATGTCAGGGGGCAGCACCATGAGCTCGGGGGGTGGCAAcaccaacaacagcaacagcaagaaGAAGAGCCCAGCCAGCACCTTCGCTCTCTCCAGCCAGGTACCT GATGTGATGGTGGTGGGGGAGCCCACCCTGATGGGCGGGGAGTTCGGGGACGAGGACGAGAGGCTCATCACTCGGCTGGAGAACACCCAGTTTGACGCGGCCAACGGCATTGACGACGAGGACAGCTTTAACAACTCCCCTGCACTGGGCGCCAACAGCCCCTGGAACAGCAAGCCTCCATCCAGCCAAGAAAGCAAATCGGAGAATCCCACGTCACAGGCCTCCCAGTAA
- the Ldb1 gene encoding LIM domain-binding protein 1 isoform X3, producing MSVGCACPGCSSKSFKLYSPKEPPNGNAFPPFHPGTMLDRDVGPTPMYPPTYLEPGIGRHTPYGNQTDYRIFELNKRLQNWTEECDNLWWDAFTTEFFEDDAMLTITFCLEDGPKRYTIGRTLIPRYFRSIFEGGATELYYVLKHPKEAFHSNFVSLDCDQGSMVTQHGKPMFTQVCVEGRLYLEFMFDDMMRIKTWHFSIRQHRELIPRSILAMHAQDPQMLDQLSKNITRCGLSNSTLNYLRLCVILEPMQELMSRHKTYSLSPRDCLKTCLFQKWQRMVAPPAEPARQQPSKRRKRKMSGGSTMSSGGGNTNNSNSKKKSPASTFALSSQDVMVVGEPTLMGGEFGDEDERLITRLENTQFDAANGIDDEDSFNNSPALGANSPWNSKPPSSQESKSENPTSQASQ from the exons GTTGTTCCTCAAAGTCATTCAAGCTGTACTCGCCGAAGGAGCCCCCGAACGGCAACGCCTTCCCTCCCTTTCATCCCGGCACCATGCTGGATCGGGATGTGGG CCCAACTCCCATGTACCCGCCTACATACCTGGAGCCTGGGATAGG GAGGCATACACCATATGGTAACCAAACCGACTATAGAATATTTGAGCTTAACAAACGGCTACAGAACTGGACAGAG GAGTGTGACAATCTCTGGTGGGACGCTTTCACGACTGAGTTCTTTGAGGATGATGCCATGTTGACCATCACTTTCTGCCTGGAGGATGGACCAAAGAGATACA CCATTGGCCGGACCCTGATCCCACGCTACTTCCGCAGCATTTTTGAGGGGGGTGCTACAGAGCTGTATTATGTACTTAAGCACCCCAAGGAGGCATTCCACAGCAACTTTGTGTCCCTTGACTGTGACCAGGGCAGCATGGTGACCCAGCACGGCAAACCCATGTTCACCCAG gtgtgtgtggagggccGGTTGTACCTGGAGTTCATGTTTGACGACATGATGCGGATAAAGACATGGCACTTCAGTATCCGGCAGCACCGAGAACTCATCCCCAGGAGCATTCTGGCCATGCAC GCCCAGGACCCTCAGATGCTGGATCAACTCTCCAAAAACATTACCCGGTGTGGGCTATCCAATTCCACTCTCAACTACCTCCGA CTCTGTGTGATACTCGAGCCCATGCAGGAACTCATGTCCCGCCACAAGACCTACAGCCTCAGCCCCCGAGACTGCCTCAAGACCTGCCTTTTCCAGAAGTGGCAGCGCATGGTAGCACCTCCTG CGGAGCCTGCACGGCAGCAGCCCAGCAAACGGCGGAAACGGAAGATGTCAGGGGGCAGCACCATGAGCTCGGGGGGTGGCAAcaccaacaacagcaacagcaagaaGAAGAGCCCAGCCAGCACCTTCGCTCTCTCCAGCCAG GATGTGATGGTGGTGGGGGAGCCCACCCTGATGGGCGGGGAGTTCGGGGACGAGGACGAGAGGCTCATCACTCGGCTGGAGAACACCCAGTTTGACGCGGCCAACGGCATTGACGACGAGGACAGCTTTAACAACTCCCCTGCACTGGGCGCCAACAGCCCCTGGAACAGCAAGCCTCCATCCAGCCAAGAAAGCAAATCGGAGAATCCCACGTCACAGGCCTCCCAGTAA
- the Ldb1 gene encoding LIM domain-binding protein 1 isoform X1: MLDRDVGPTPMYPPTYLEPGIGRHTPYGNQTDYRIFELNKRLQNWTEECDNLWWDAFTTEFFEDDAMLTITFCLEDGPKRYTIGRTLIPRYFRSIFEGGATELYYVLKHPKEAFHSNFVSLDCDQGSMVTQHGKPMFTQVCVEGRLYLEFMFDDMMRIKTWHFSIRQHRELIPRSILAMHAQDPQMLDQLSKNITRCGLSNSTLNYLRLCVILEPMQELMSRHKTYSLSPRDCLKTCLFQKWQRMVAPPAEPARQQPSKRRKRKMSGGSTMSSGGGNTNNSNSKKKSPASTFALSSQVPDVMVVGEPTLMGGEFGDEDERLITRLENTQFDAANGIDDEDSFNNSPALGANSPWNSKPPSSQESKSENPTSQASQ; encoded by the exons ATGCTGGATCGGGATGTGGG CCCAACTCCCATGTACCCGCCTACATACCTGGAGCCTGGGATAGG GAGGCATACACCATATGGTAACCAAACCGACTATAGAATATTTGAGCTTAACAAACGGCTACAGAACTGGACAGAG GAGTGTGACAATCTCTGGTGGGACGCTTTCACGACTGAGTTCTTTGAGGATGATGCCATGTTGACCATCACTTTCTGCCTGGAGGATGGACCAAAGAGATACA CCATTGGCCGGACCCTGATCCCACGCTACTTCCGCAGCATTTTTGAGGGGGGTGCTACAGAGCTGTATTATGTACTTAAGCACCCCAAGGAGGCATTCCACAGCAACTTTGTGTCCCTTGACTGTGACCAGGGCAGCATGGTGACCCAGCACGGCAAACCCATGTTCACCCAG gtgtgtgtggagggccGGTTGTACCTGGAGTTCATGTTTGACGACATGATGCGGATAAAGACATGGCACTTCAGTATCCGGCAGCACCGAGAACTCATCCCCAGGAGCATTCTGGCCATGCAC GCCCAGGACCCTCAGATGCTGGATCAACTCTCCAAAAACATTACCCGGTGTGGGCTATCCAATTCCACTCTCAACTACCTCCGA CTCTGTGTGATACTCGAGCCCATGCAGGAACTCATGTCCCGCCACAAGACCTACAGCCTCAGCCCCCGAGACTGCCTCAAGACCTGCCTTTTCCAGAAGTGGCAGCGCATGGTAGCACCTCCTG CGGAGCCTGCACGGCAGCAGCCCAGCAAACGGCGGAAACGGAAGATGTCAGGGGGCAGCACCATGAGCTCGGGGGGTGGCAAcaccaacaacagcaacagcaagaaGAAGAGCCCAGCCAGCACCTTCGCTCTCTCCAGCCAGGTACCT GATGTGATGGTGGTGGGGGAGCCCACCCTGATGGGCGGGGAGTTCGGGGACGAGGACGAGAGGCTCATCACTCGGCTGGAGAACACCCAGTTTGACGCGGCCAACGGCATTGACGACGAGGACAGCTTTAACAACTCCCCTGCACTGGGCGCCAACAGCCCCTGGAACAGCAAGCCTCCATCCAGCCAAGAAAGCAAATCGGAGAATCCCACGTCACAGGCCTCCCAGTAA